A single window of Streptomyces griseoviridis DNA harbors:
- a CDS encoding PfkB family carbohydrate kinase — MSGRLILAGNVIADLVIEVPALPERGGDVIATRAGTTAGGGFNTLVAAGRLGTEAVFAGLHGTGPHGDLVRAALAAEDIATLLAPRTDGDTGFTVALVDGEGERTFVTSFGVEATLTRADLDAVTASLRPGDLVQLSGYGLVLRDNGPLLADFTAALPTDITVCLDPAPLVADIPEAVLAPVLARTDWLSANAREARLMTGLDDPRAAATALRERLAPGAGVLVRADKDGCWLATPGRPPVHVPGFPVAAVDSNGAGDAHVGAFLALLGQGHDPLTAASAANAAAAYAVARRGPATAPDRRALAEFLGEHPLARALFGTGGR, encoded by the coding sequence ATGAGCGGCCGGCTGATCCTCGCCGGGAACGTCATCGCCGACCTGGTGATCGAGGTCCCCGCGCTGCCCGAACGCGGCGGCGACGTCATCGCGACCCGCGCCGGGACGACCGCGGGCGGCGGCTTCAACACCCTGGTCGCCGCAGGACGGCTCGGCACCGAGGCGGTCTTCGCGGGTCTGCACGGCACCGGCCCGCACGGCGACCTGGTCCGCGCCGCGCTGGCCGCCGAGGACATCGCGACGCTGCTCGCGCCCCGCACGGACGGCGACACCGGATTCACCGTGGCCCTGGTCGACGGCGAGGGGGAGCGCACCTTCGTCACCAGCTTCGGCGTCGAGGCCACCCTGACCCGCGCCGACCTCGACGCCGTCACCGCCTCCCTGCGCCCCGGCGACCTCGTCCAACTCTCCGGCTACGGACTGGTGCTGCGCGACAACGGCCCCCTCCTGGCCGACTTCACGGCGGCACTGCCGACCGACATCACCGTCTGCCTCGACCCGGCGCCGCTGGTCGCCGACATCCCCGAGGCGGTCCTCGCCCCGGTCCTCGCCCGCACCGACTGGCTCAGCGCCAACGCCCGCGAGGCCCGCCTGATGACAGGGCTCGACGACCCGCGCGCGGCGGCGACCGCGCTGCGGGAACGGCTCGCCCCGGGCGCGGGTGTGCTCGTCAGGGCGGACAAGGACGGCTGCTGGCTGGCGACGCCCGGCAGACCACCGGTCCATGTGCCGGGGTTCCCGGTGGCGGCGGTGGACAGCAACGGCGCGGGTGACGCGCACGTCGGCGCGTTCCTCGCGCTGCTCGGCCAGGGCCACGACCCGCTGACGGCGGCGTCGGCCGCCAACGCGGCGGCGGCCTACGCGGTCGCCCGCCGAGGCCCCGCCACCGCCCCCGACCGACGCGCACTGGCGGAGTTCCTGGGCGAACACCCGCTGGCACGCGCGCTGTTCGGAACCGGCGGCCGGTAG
- a CDS encoding purine-cytosine permease family protein has translation MAVSKTNDRVGAIETRGIEPVPDSERHGQAGQMFWTWFAANISILGLPLGATLVAFRGLNIWQAGLVALVGSFGSFALVGALSMAGKKGGAPALTLSRSVFGQRGNAGPTLITWLSRVGWETITTTTAAYALLALLDTAFGVAQNTVLTLACLLVFIICTLLISGLGHATIMWINKWATVVFGVLNLIVMGFLVATVDWSTVLHTSAGPTTGVIAGIGFIAAGTGIGWANAGADYARYLPRAIPGRRLVVASAFGAGIPLVLLISLGSLLAAGDASLATASDPVAAINAMLPSWMAIPYLIAAFGGLLMSNHLSTYSAGLTMITLGLRVPRALAVALDVVLMFAGGIYFMLIADDFYGPFSTFLTLLAVPISAWIGVIVVDSLRGRDYDSEALMDTTRTSRYWYAGGFHLPAVTGWAAAIVAGLLFTKAATSDTDVWFAGPLSDTWFGVNGLGWAVAMAVGAAVYAVFGPRAGSAARDGGTATPTSLQGAGR, from the coding sequence ATGGCCGTTTCGAAGACGAACGATCGCGTCGGCGCCATCGAGACCCGGGGGATCGAACCGGTCCCCGACAGCGAACGGCACGGCCAGGCGGGCCAGATGTTCTGGACCTGGTTCGCCGCCAACATCAGCATCCTCGGGCTGCCGCTCGGCGCGACCCTGGTCGCGTTCCGCGGACTGAACATCTGGCAGGCCGGCCTGGTCGCGCTCGTCGGCTCCTTCGGGTCGTTCGCGCTGGTGGGGGCCCTCAGCATGGCGGGCAAGAAGGGCGGCGCACCCGCGCTCACCCTCTCCCGCTCCGTCTTCGGGCAGCGGGGCAACGCGGGACCGACCCTCATCACCTGGCTCAGCCGGGTCGGCTGGGAGACGATCACCACGACCACCGCGGCCTACGCGCTGCTCGCCCTGCTCGACACCGCGTTCGGCGTCGCCCAGAACACCGTGCTCACCCTCGCCTGCCTGCTCGTCTTCATCATCTGCACCCTGCTGATCAGCGGGCTCGGCCACGCCACCATCATGTGGATCAACAAGTGGGCCACCGTCGTCTTCGGCGTCCTCAACCTGATCGTGATGGGCTTCCTCGTCGCCACCGTCGACTGGTCCACCGTCCTGCACACCTCGGCCGGGCCGACCACCGGAGTGATCGCGGGTATCGGGTTCATCGCCGCAGGCACCGGCATCGGCTGGGCCAACGCGGGCGCCGATTACGCCCGTTACCTGCCCCGCGCGATCCCCGGCCGACGGCTGGTCGTCGCCTCCGCGTTCGGCGCGGGCATCCCCCTCGTGCTGCTGATCTCCCTCGGCTCGCTGCTCGCCGCGGGCGACGCGAGCCTCGCCACCGCCTCCGATCCGGTCGCCGCCATCAACGCGATGCTGCCGTCCTGGATGGCGATCCCCTACCTCATCGCGGCCTTCGGCGGGCTGCTCATGTCCAACCACCTCTCCACCTACTCGGCCGGGCTGACGATGATCACCCTGGGCCTGCGGGTGCCCCGCGCCCTAGCGGTCGCCCTCGACGTGGTCCTGATGTTCGCGGGCGGCATCTACTTCATGCTGATCGCCGACGACTTCTACGGCCCCTTCTCCACCTTCCTGACCCTGCTCGCCGTCCCCATCTCCGCGTGGATCGGCGTGATCGTGGTCGACTCGCTGCGCGGACGCGACTACGACTCCGAGGCGCTCATGGACACCACCCGCACCAGTCGCTACTGGTACGCGGGCGGCTTCCATCTGCCCGCCGTCACCGGCTGGGCCGCCGCGATCGTGGCCGGTCTGCTCTTCACCAAGGCGGCGACCAGCGACACCGACGTCTGGTTCGCCGGCCCGCTCTCGGACACCTGGTTCGGCGTGAACGGACTGGGCTGGGCCGTCGCGATGGCCGTCGGCGCCGCCGTGTACGCGGTGTTCGGCCCCCGCGCCGGCTCCGCGGCCCGCGACGGCGGCACGGCCACCCCGACCAGCCTCCAGGGGGCCGGACGATGA
- a CDS encoding ADP-ribosylglycohydrolase family protein: MNDRLDRALGAFYGLALGDALGMPTQVMSREDVVRVYGTVTGFEPARPDNPVSAGMPAGSVTDDTEQAVIVGRLLDEGGGRIDPLRLAHELLDWEKEMKAKGSFDLLGPSTKAALDAVARGVPPREAGRHGTTNGAAMRVTPVGIASAATSPDEFLDRVVESCQVTHDTTIGIAGAAAVAAAVSTGVDGGSLAEAVAAAVTAARAGARRGHWIAGADIASRIVWAGDLVRDLPEADALDRICALVGTSVASQESVPAAFAVLAVADGDPWRAALLAANLGGDSDTIGAIAGAVAGSVTGLSALPADAVTTLRTVNSLDLHPLTTRLLALR, encoded by the coding sequence GTGAACGACCGACTCGACCGCGCCCTCGGCGCCTTCTACGGACTCGCCCTCGGCGACGCCCTCGGCATGCCCACCCAGGTGATGTCCCGCGAGGACGTCGTCCGCGTCTACGGCACCGTCACCGGCTTCGAACCCGCCCGCCCCGACAACCCGGTCAGCGCGGGCATGCCCGCCGGTTCCGTCACCGACGACACCGAACAGGCCGTCATCGTGGGCCGGCTGCTCGACGAGGGAGGCGGCCGGATCGACCCGTTGCGCCTCGCGCACGAACTGCTCGACTGGGAGAAGGAGATGAAGGCCAAGGGCTCCTTCGACCTCCTCGGCCCCTCCACCAAGGCCGCGCTGGACGCCGTCGCGCGCGGTGTGCCGCCACGGGAGGCGGGCCGGCACGGCACGACGAACGGCGCCGCCATGCGCGTCACCCCGGTCGGGATCGCCTCGGCCGCCACCTCGCCCGACGAATTCCTCGACCGGGTCGTGGAGTCCTGCCAGGTCACCCATGACACGACGATCGGCATCGCGGGCGCCGCCGCCGTCGCCGCGGCCGTCTCCACCGGGGTCGACGGCGGCTCGCTCGCCGAGGCCGTCGCCGCGGCCGTCACCGCGGCGCGGGCCGGGGCCAGGCGCGGGCACTGGATCGCCGGGGCCGACATCGCCTCCCGCATCGTCTGGGCTGGCGACCTGGTGCGGGACCTCCCCGAGGCCGACGCCCTCGACCGGATCTGCGCCCTCGTCGGCACCAGCGTCGCCAGCCAGGAGTCGGTGCCCGCGGCCTTCGCGGTGCTCGCCGTCGCGGACGGCGACCCCTGGCGGGCCGCCCTGCTCGCCGCCAACCTCGGCGGCGACAGCGACACCATCGGCGCCATCGCCGGCGCCGTCGCGGGCTCGGTCACCGGCCTCTCGGCGCTGCCCGCCGACGCCGTCACGACCCTGCGCACCGTCAACTCCCTCGACCTGCACCCCCTGACCACCCGGCTGCTGGCCCTGCGCTGA
- a CDS encoding GntR family transcriptional regulator: MPGQVHKHHRIARVLADEIRAGVHSDGSRLPGEHALTQRFGVSRTTLRQALQVLGEEGLIATHAGIGSFVTFDGTPLDNRLGWTRALAEQGTELTTETLRFEEVTDPELAAALGLGPTAFLALDRVRRLPDGRGVSLEHSRVPVTESLAGLPRRGLDGGSLNQALVAAGRITDSGEGVVSVRGLDETEAAVLHRSRGESFLRLTQVYRAADNSVVEHVSSLLDPTRFELHVRSGRGGRL; the protein is encoded by the coding sequence ATGCCTGGACAGGTACACAAGCATCATCGCATCGCCCGCGTGCTCGCCGACGAGATTCGCGCCGGGGTCCATTCCGACGGCAGCAGGCTCCCCGGGGAGCACGCGCTCACCCAGCGGTTCGGCGTCAGTCGCACCACCCTGCGGCAGGCGCTCCAGGTCCTCGGCGAGGAAGGGCTGATCGCCACGCACGCCGGGATCGGCTCCTTCGTCACCTTCGACGGTACGCCGCTCGACAACCGCCTCGGCTGGACCCGGGCACTGGCCGAACAGGGCACCGAGCTGACCACCGAGACCCTCCGCTTCGAGGAGGTCACCGACCCGGAGCTGGCCGCCGCCCTGGGCCTCGGCCCCACCGCGTTCCTCGCCCTCGACCGGGTCAGACGGCTCCCGGACGGACGGGGCGTCTCCCTCGAACACAGCAGGGTCCCGGTCACCGAGAGCCTCGCGGGACTGCCGCGACGCGGCCTCGACGGCGGCTCGCTCAACCAGGCACTGGTCGCCGCCGGCCGGATCACCGACTCGGGAGAGGGCGTCGTGTCGGTGCGCGGCCTCGACGAGACGGAGGCCGCCGTCCTGCACCGCTCCCGGGGCGAGTCCTTCCTGCGCCTCACTCAGGTCTACCGGGCCGCCGACAACTCGGTCGTCGAGCACGTCAGCAGCCTGCTCGACCCCACCAGATTCGAACTGCACGTCCGCTCGGGCCGAGGAGGCCGACTGTGA
- a CDS encoding ankyrin repeat domain-containing protein — translation MTAGETGWAGTTWETWRDHDAIRRRLDAGADPEAYGHGRPLHLAAQWGSAEVVAELARRVVDVDATEDGVTALWQAVVDRRPENALALAAAGADPWRRSIGGWSPGRLGLAGPTPDLFAVPAGERLTDAERATAVEAARLIDALGSFHHDGTGLACVAGIDAAEAVRRLKATPAPREFADGVVEDPWDHELDETLPLVGVTSVPGGCVVTQPWGYAPQRTGVLRPLSAGTLCYGLYANPKSGNQGRVARDGSIIGSDLHPGGGIDEGDTSEQALFSYLYQGNAIAYACAYAGLRPVDARAVVGPPDLWVMLPDRD, via the coding sequence ATGACCGCGGGGGAGACGGGCTGGGCGGGAACGACCTGGGAGACCTGGCGCGACCACGACGCGATCCGACGACGGCTCGACGCCGGCGCCGATCCGGAGGCGTACGGCCACGGACGCCCGCTGCACCTGGCGGCCCAATGGGGCTCCGCCGAGGTCGTCGCGGAGCTGGCCCGCCGCGTCGTGGACGTCGACGCGACGGAGGACGGCGTCACCGCGCTGTGGCAGGCCGTCGTCGACCGCAGACCCGAGAACGCGCTGGCCCTCGCCGCCGCAGGAGCCGACCCGTGGCGCAGGTCGATCGGCGGCTGGTCGCCGGGCCGGCTCGGTCTGGCCGGCCCGACACCCGACCTGTTCGCGGTGCCGGCCGGTGAGCGTCTGACGGACGCCGAGCGCGCGACGGCGGTGGAGGCCGCGCGCCTCATCGACGCTCTCGGCAGCTTCCATCACGACGGCACGGGACTGGCCTGCGTCGCCGGGATCGACGCGGCGGAAGCGGTGCGCAGACTCAAGGCGACGCCGGCGCCGCGGGAGTTCGCGGACGGCGTGGTCGAGGACCCGTGGGATCACGAGCTGGACGAGACGCTGCCGCTCGTCGGCGTGACGTCCGTGCCGGGCGGCTGCGTGGTGACCCAGCCCTGGGGGTACGCGCCGCAGAGGACAGGCGTGCTGCGCCCGCTGTCCGCCGGGACCCTCTGCTACGGCCTGTACGCCAACCCCAAGAGCGGCAATCAGGGCCGCGTCGCGCGCGACGGCTCCATCATCGGCTCGGACCTCCACCCCGGGGGTGGGATCGACGAGGGCGACACCTCCGAGCAGGCGCTGTTCTCCTACCTGTACCAGGGCAACGCCATCGCCTACGCCTGCGCCTACGCGGGCCTGCGCCCGGTGGACGCCCGCGCGGTCGTCGGACCACCCGACCTGTGGGTCATGCTGCCGGATCGGGACTGA
- a CDS encoding glycosyl hydrolase, whose translation MHESVPQRSGTTRRTVLTAGVAAGLTGAAAVSFGAGPASAAASARPASTSHAPGAAWFARPPASVRPKFRWWWPDGLVDPAEIAREIDQIADAGFGGMEIAAVHHSIKDKSVLDPDHHGWGSKPWRDGVEAALRRAARRGVTIDLTVGPSWPAAVPGLSPDDDAAAQELVLGRVQLTGGAPYRGPVPAPSQAPAAGVTRQRLLAVQAARVDTANSTRKETGLDAASVRDLTRTVSDGALAWTPPDDGDWVLLAYWQRGSAQQPESGPHSTPASYVVDHFAPAGTAAVTGHWDRNILTPALRQLLRAAGGAFFEDSVELETVGLNWTSRLPEEFEKHTGRPLLPYLPAIVLDRSNQVFAFEAQLTRQIRHDFWETVSGLFNRHHLGALRDWAHALRMELRSQPYGLQTDAIASAAVLDIAEGESLGFKNLDDYRCLAGGRDMAGHTVLSCEAGAYNGSAYSTTWDRFLRTMGGAYAAGVNQTVLHGFSYATAPKVSWPGFAAFSPYNGAAGYGESWGPRQPTWRHVPDVAGHLARVHQVLQAGTARADVAVFRQTGYTATGIGASWFTSTGVPLGWSHQFLSGPLLSLPSATVRGGRLAPEGPAYKALFIEGDFFSSSAPTLSVDDARTVLALARQGLPVVLLGEFDQPVTPGVPADGETARLTDVLGRLLALPHVVRITDKTAVGDALARLGVTADVRHAVSSTLVNAHRVTDDADFYYFCNGKHAETVKPPVALIDHEVTVRRTARGSSRSAAVPYLLDPWSGTVTRLGRYTREGDDFTLRLRLQPGQNAIVALGGPGLFGDRNGGRPYATGTDADEVRFAPGGLAVRASSAGRYATRLSTGRTVTTSFATVPEPVVPGRWRLEVEDWRPGASATSTERVRRDLVLDTLLPWSRIPELADSAGIGRYRTTVVLPARWDASHGATLELGQVSDTFRVTVNGRPLPPADRLDPVVDLGSALRRGANEIVVEVAVPLINRLRVAQPEVFGGVARQDHGLVGPVRVVPYRQTVIA comes from the coding sequence ATGCACGAATCCGTCCCGCAGCGAAGCGGTACGACCCGCCGTACCGTCCTCACCGCCGGTGTGGCCGCCGGACTCACCGGCGCCGCCGCGGTGAGCTTCGGCGCCGGTCCCGCGTCCGCCGCCGCGTCCGCGCGGCCCGCCTCGACGTCCCACGCTCCCGGAGCCGCCTGGTTCGCCCGGCCGCCGGCCTCAGTGCGGCCCAAGTTCCGCTGGTGGTGGCCCGACGGGCTGGTGGACCCGGCCGAGATCGCCCGGGAGATCGACCAGATCGCCGACGCGGGGTTCGGCGGCATGGAGATCGCCGCGGTGCACCACAGCATCAAGGACAAGTCGGTGCTCGACCCTGACCACCACGGCTGGGGCAGCAAGCCGTGGCGGGACGGCGTGGAGGCCGCCCTGCGGCGCGCGGCGCGACGCGGGGTCACCATCGACCTGACGGTGGGCCCCAGTTGGCCCGCAGCCGTGCCGGGTCTGAGCCCCGACGACGACGCTGCCGCCCAGGAACTCGTCCTCGGCCGCGTCCAGTTGACCGGCGGCGCCCCCTACCGCGGCCCGGTGCCCGCGCCGTCCCAGGCTCCCGCCGCCGGGGTGACCCGGCAGCGTCTGCTCGCGGTCCAGGCCGCCCGTGTCGACACCGCCAACTCCACCCGCAAGGAGACCGGTCTCGACGCCGCCAGTGTCCGCGACCTCACCAGGACGGTCTCCGACGGCGCGCTGGCCTGGACCCCGCCGGACGACGGCGACTGGGTGCTGCTGGCCTACTGGCAGCGCGGCTCGGCCCAACAGCCCGAGTCGGGGCCGCACTCGACGCCCGCGTCCTACGTCGTCGACCACTTCGCCCCGGCCGGCACGGCCGCCGTCACCGGCCACTGGGACCGGAACATCCTGACGCCCGCCCTGCGGCAGTTGCTGCGGGCCGCGGGCGGCGCCTTCTTCGAGGACTCCGTGGAGTTGGAGACGGTCGGCCTGAACTGGACGTCCAGGCTGCCCGAGGAGTTCGAGAAGCACACCGGGCGCCCGCTGCTGCCGTACCTGCCCGCGATCGTCCTCGACCGGAGCAACCAGGTCTTCGCGTTCGAGGCGCAGCTCACCCGGCAGATCCGGCACGACTTCTGGGAGACCGTCTCCGGTCTGTTCAACCGGCATCACCTCGGCGCCCTGCGGGACTGGGCGCACGCGCTGCGCATGGAGCTGCGTTCCCAGCCGTACGGCCTCCAGACAGACGCCATCGCGTCCGCCGCGGTGCTGGACATCGCCGAGGGGGAGTCGCTCGGTTTCAAGAACCTGGACGACTACCGGTGTCTGGCCGGCGGCCGTGACATGGCCGGGCACACCGTGCTGTCCTGCGAGGCGGGCGCCTACAACGGCTCGGCGTACAGCACGACATGGGACCGTTTCCTGCGGACCATGGGCGGCGCGTACGCGGCCGGTGTCAACCAGACGGTGCTGCACGGCTTCTCCTACGCGACCGCGCCGAAGGTGAGTTGGCCGGGTTTCGCGGCGTTCAGCCCGTACAACGGCGCCGCCGGGTACGGCGAGTCGTGGGGTCCGCGTCAGCCGACCTGGCGACACGTCCCCGATGTGGCCGGTCATCTGGCCCGCGTCCACCAGGTGTTGCAGGCCGGCACGGCCCGCGCGGACGTCGCGGTGTTCCGGCAGACCGGCTACACGGCGACCGGGATCGGCGCGTCCTGGTTCACGTCGACGGGCGTACCGCTGGGCTGGTCGCACCAGTTCCTCAGCGGTCCGCTGCTCTCGCTGCCGTCGGCGACCGTGCGCGGCGGCCGGCTCGCTCCCGAAGGACCGGCCTACAAGGCCCTGTTCATCGAGGGCGACTTCTTCTCCTCGTCCGCTCCCACGCTCTCGGTGGACGACGCCCGCACCGTTCTCGCGCTGGCCCGCCAGGGGCTTCCCGTGGTCCTGCTCGGGGAGTTCGACCAGCCGGTCACGCCAGGGGTGCCCGCGGACGGCGAGACCGCGCGGCTGACCGATGTGCTCGGCCGGCTGCTGGCGCTCCCCCATGTGGTGCGGATCACCGACAAGACCGCCGTGGGTGACGCCCTCGCCCGGCTGGGGGTCACCGCCGATGTCCGGCACGCCGTCTCCTCGACCCTCGTCAACGCCCACCGGGTCACCGACGACGCCGACTTCTACTACTTCTGCAACGGCAAGCACGCCGAGACCGTGAAGCCTCCGGTGGCGCTGATCGACCACGAGGTCACGGTGCGCCGCACGGCCCGCGGCTCCTCGCGCTCCGCTGCCGTGCCGTATCTCCTCGACCCGTGGTCGGGCACGGTCACCCGGCTCGGCCGGTACACCAGGGAGGGCGACGACTTCACGCTGCGGCTCCGGTTGCAGCCGGGGCAGAACGCGATCGTCGCCCTCGGCGGGCCCGGTCTCTTCGGCGACCGGAACGGGGGCCGCCCGTACGCCACGGGCACGGACGCCGACGAGGTCCGCTTCGCCCCGGGCGGGCTCGCGGTGCGGGCGTCCTCGGCGGGACGGTACGCCACCCGGCTCTCCACGGGGCGGACGGTGACGACGTCCTTCGCCACCGTCCCGGAGCCGGTCGTACCGGGCCGCTGGCGGCTCGAGGTCGAGGACTGGCGTCCCGGCGCGTCCGCGACCAGCACCGAGCGGGTCCGCCGGGACCTGGTCCTCGACACCCTGCTGCCGTGGTCCCGGATTCCCGAACTGGCCGACTCGGCGGGCATCGGCCGCTATCGCACGACGGTGGTGCTGCCCGCCCGCTGGGACGCCTCGCACGGCGCGACCCTGGAACTCGGGCAGGTCAGCGACACCTTCAGGGTCACCGTCAACGGCAGACCGCTGCCGCCCGCCGACCGGCTCGATCCGGTGGTGGACCTCGGGTCGGCGCTGCGGCGCGGGGCGAACGAGATCGTCGTCGAGGTGGCGGTCCCGCTCATCAACCGGCTGCGGGTCGCGCAGCCGGAGGTGTTCGGGGGTGTCGCGCGTCAGGACCACGGTCTCGTGGGGCCGGTGCGGGTGGTGCCCTACCGGCAGACGGTCATCGCCTGA